GGTAGCCGATTTTCTAACGTCCTTTTGGCTTGTGGATCTGGAAGTCGCGGGTTCAAATCCCGTCAGTCACCCTTGCCTTAAGTCCTTTCAGCCGAAGCACTTCAGCTTACCACCGGGTGTTCCGGTGCGCGGCACGATGACCCTGAAATTGCGGTAGACTACCGCAGTATGAGGGCCGGGCCGTTCGCCCGGCGTGCCAATGTCGCGCTCTTCGTTTCCCTCGCTCCGACATCACAAACCGACTGAGCAAGGCGTCGTAACAGTCCGTCTCGCGTCAGGCGCGAGAAAAGATCTGTACTGTGGTCGCTACGGCACCGCGGCAGCTACAGCCGAGTACAACCGCATCGTCGGGTTGCTCGCTGTCAATGGAGGCGTCTACCCGCACGAAGACACCGACCTGACGGTGGCCGAAGCGCTCGTGAGGTACGCGCACCACATCGATAAGCACTATGTCGATCTGACCGGCGCGCCGACCGGGACCGCGAACGATATCAGGGTGACCCTGGGTTACATCAAGCGATTGTTCGCGCCGCTCCCGCTGATCGAATTTGGCATTCCGCAACTCAAGCTGATCCGGGAAGCGATGGTCGCGGACGGGCGTGTTCGCAACCAAGTCAATCGGCGGATCGGAATGGTTCGTGGATTCGCAAAGTGGTGCGTTGAAGAGGGGCTGGTTTCGCCTGTCGTTCTGGAAGGGTTGCGCGCCGTTCGCCCCCTTGCTCTCGGACGCTCCGGGGTCAAGGAAGGGGAGCGGGTGGAACCGGCGAACCCCGTGTCGGTGGAGAAGGCGATCCCGTTCCTGTCGAAGCCCCTCGCGGCCGTCGTGCGTCTGCTCAGGTTGACCGGTGCGCGACCGTCCGAAATCCTGTTGATGCGGCCGTGCGATTTGGACCGCTCGGGTAGTGTCTGGGTACTAACACCGGCCCGGCACAAGGGAAGTTGGAGGGGGAAGCCGCGGTTCGTTCATTTCGGTCCAGAAGCACAAGCGGTTCTTGCCCCGTGGATCGAGAAGACCGGCGCGTCGGACGAGCACGTGTTCTCACCCGCGCGTGCCGAAGCGGAGCGCAATGCGGAACGTTCGGTGGCGCGGAAAACCAAGCGCTGGCCGTCGCACATGAAGCGCAACGCGACGAAGCGAAAAGGGGCTGCCCGAACGCGCCCAATCAAATACCGGTACTCACACCTCGCGCTCTCTTGTGCAGTACGTCGTGCGTGCGAGAAGGCCGGGGTTGAAGCGTTCACGCCGTACCAGTTGCGCCACCTCAAAGCGGTCGAACTCCGCGAACGGTACGGGTTGGAACACGTTCGCGCCACTCTGGGGCACAGCTTCGCCGCAATGTCCGACCACTACTCCAAAGCCGCCGACGCGACCCTTGCGGCGCGTGCGGCGGCCGAAACCGGCTGATCCACGACGACAACAACGACATGGCCCCTGGTCGGGCAGGTGCCCGACCAGGGGCCATGTCGTTTCGTGCTTTATTTGCACGAGATCACGGGAGAGGTAGCGACCTTGCATTAATTGCCGCCAGTTGTGATATTCGCCACTACCAAGCCCACGGGTCGCACGCGCGACTGATGTGGCATGGCCCGGCACCTACTATCGCGCACCGCGCGGTCTAGGGGTGCCGGGCTAGTTTCGTTTAGCGAGGACACCATGACCGACTCGACGACGATGGTGGAACGGTTGCTGGGCGAAAACGGGAAGCTCTCGATGGTCGCGGCCGGAGTTCTGCTGGGCGAGGGGCAAGGCGGGAGTCCGATCCACCCCACGACGGTTACGCGCTGGTGCTTGAAGGGTGTGCGGGTGAACGGCGCGAAGCTGAAACTCGAACACTTACGGGCCGGCGGGAAGTTGCTGACCACGCGCGCCGCGATTGTGCGATTCCTCGCAGCGCAGACCGACGCGCCCGAACCAGTTTCGGCACCGCGAACGCCGACCCAGCGCCGGCGCGCGGCGGAACACGCGGAAGCCGAACTCGAAAAACTCGGAGTGTGAACAGCGCGCCGGACACGGTGACCACAAACCGGACAGTGGGACTTGGACAGGCCGCGGACGACCGCAATCGGAGGCAAGGCAATGGTGACCGTGAAAGACCAAATTGACCTGCCCGTGATGCGCCGGATGGTAACGCGCTCCGAACTGGCGCAGATGATCGGGGTGAGCTTGGACACGATTGATAGGCGCCGGGCAGACCTGCCCCCGGCCGTTCGGATCGGGAGACAACTTTTCTGGAACCGCGAAGTGGTAGACGAGTTCCTTCGCGGCGAGCGACGAGTTGCGACCTGAAAACGAGCACACCCCGCGGCGCCAACCGCGGGGTGTGCATTGATCGAACGGTGGTAATCCCCGAAACCCGCGCCGGGCGCAAACCGGCGTACCAGCCATGAAAGGTAATGTTCGGTGATCTAATGTCTAAATTAGCCCTCCCGTGTCCTTCTGTCAAGCGCAACTTAACGCCGATCCGTTCGGCGCCGGACCGGTTCGTGTTCGTGAACGCGGAACAGGCCGCGTACCTCCGCGGTGAACTCCTGCGTCGTCTCGCCGCGCTCAGGCCCGGCAGGGGCGCCTCGAACGTCGGGCTCACACCGCACTGGCGCCTCGAAGAGATCCGCCAGTTGGAGCAGCTCTGCGATCGCCTGGGCGAAGCCGCGGAGGTGCGCCCGTGATCGCGTACCCCAGTCGCCCGTCGCACTTCGCGCACAAGTACTGCCGACTGCTGTTCAAGCAGTGCGTCGCCAACGAGATCGGCCCGGAAGGGTGCTGGCTCCTGACGGTGATCGCGCACACCGAGGACGCGCGCCACTACAAGGGCGCCGTCACGTTCTTCAATCTCCAGTTGGCCCCGCTGGTTGGGTTGGGTTCCGCTGACGCACTGGACCGGGTGCGCAAGAGGTGTGTCGCGGCCGGCTGGGTTGGGTTCCGCTGACGCACTGGACCGGGTGCGCAAGAGGTGTGTCGCGGCCGGCTGGCTGCACTACGAACCCGGCGCCAAGGGCGTCGCGGGCCGGTATTGGGTCACGGTCCCGGACCAGTGCGCGGACCTGGGAGACGGTCCGACCGACGAGAACCAGAGCGACTACGAGGAGGTTATCCCCGCGGATACTACCGCGAAAATGCGGACGAATCCAAGAAGCAAGTGCGGAACAATCCGCGAAGAAAGTGCGGAACATTCTTCCCTATCCCTGACCCCATCCCTTTTCGCGGACGTTCCGCCCGCGGCACCGACTCCGGAGCGGAAGGCGAAGAAGCCCGCGAAGGAAAAGAAACCCCGTCCCTGCAACCCGCTGTTCGACGCGCTGGTCGAAGTCACCGGTTCCGATCCGGTGGTGAACGGCAGGTACGTCGGCAGGGTCGCATCACTGCTCGCGTCCGCGTCCCCGCCGTACACGCCCGGCGAGGTTCACGACTTCGCACGGGACTGGCGACTGCTGCTCCCGTGGGCAAAGCCGACCGAACACCCGCGCCTCACGCTGGGGATCATCGAAAAGCATCTGCCCCAGCTCCGGGCCGTGAAGCCCTTGAGCCGGCCGTCTCAGCAGTTCAGTCCGCCACCTGATTTTGACATCCAGCCAATGGAGCTGACACCATGAGTGAACTGCCCGTACCCCCGCGGAATCACGCGGCCGAATGCGCCGTTCTCGGGGGCATTCTCCGCGACCCAGAATCCCTGCACGATGTACTCGCGGCCGTCCGCCCGGAGGCGTTCTACCTCGACGCGCACCGCCGCATCCTGACCGCGATCGTGGGCCTCGTGGACCGGGGCATTCCGGTTGACCTCGTGACGCTGTTCGAGGAACTGAAGCGCCGCGGACACGTCGAGGACGTGGGCGGCAGCGCGTACTTGGTCGGGTTGTGGGAGACGACCCCGACCGCCGCGAACGTCGTGTACCACGCGAAACTCGTTCACGAGGCGTTTCAGCTCCGGGGGCTGATCCACGCGGCCAACGAGATCCTCCGCGACGCCTACAACCCGACCGGGCCGGCGGCCGAACTACTCGCGACCGCTGAGCAAAAACTGTTCGTGCTCAACGCGGACGTAACCGCGGACGCCGAACCCCGGTCCGTCGGCGCGGTGGCGCAAGAGTGCCTCGACGCGATCGACGAGCGCATCGCGTCGGGTTCGTCCCTCGCGGGCCTGTCCGTCGGGTATCCCGACCTCGACCACGTAACCGGCGGTCTCCGCGGTGGCGATCTGCTCGTTCTCGGGGCGCGTCCGAGTCTCGGCAAAACGGCGCTGTCGCTCAATATCGCGGAGCGCGTGGCGGCGGCCGGCAACCCGGTGCTGTTCTTCTCGCTGGAGATGCGGGCGCGGGAGATCACGGACCGGCTCCTGTCGATGCGGTCCGGTGTCCCCATGAGCAAGATGGCCCGCGCGAAGGATCTGGGCAAAGGCGACCTCGACGCGCTGTTCCGGGCCGGAACCGGGTCGAACTCCGCGCTCGGTGCGTTGCCGCTGTACATCGAAGACACGCCGAACGTGACCGCGGCCCGGATTTCGACGGTCGCGCGCCGGGCGTGCCGCAAGTACGGTATCGGGCTCATCGTGGTGGATTACCTGGGACTGATCCGGCCCGAAGACGCGCGGGCGAACCGGTCTCAGCAAATCGGGGACATTGCCCTGCGCATGAAGAACCTCGCGCGGTCCCTCGACGTTCCCGTGATTCTGCTCTCCCAACTCAACCGCGATCTCGAACACGCGAAGCGCCGGCCCCAGCTCTCGGACCTGCGCGAGAGCGGCGACATTGAAGCGCACGCGGACCTCGTGTTCCTGCTCCACCGAGAACCGGACCTCCCCGCGTCCGATCCGGTCTGGCCCGTCGATGTGGTCGTCGCGAAGCAACGCAACGGTCCGACCGGCGACGTGCGGCTCAGCTACCGGCGCCCGGTTCTGCGGTTCGAGAACGCCGGATTCTGAACTGCCGCAATCGGACAGGATCGGGGTGGCGCGGGACACCTGATGTTACTGCCGCGAACCGCGGTGATCTCTGGAGTCTCATCGTGATCACGATCCCCGAATCGGGCGACAACACCCGAACCACGAGCGACCCGACCGCACTCGATACCGCCGCGGTCGCGAAGCGCCTCAACTGTCACGTCATCACCGTGCGCCGGCTCCTGGCCGCGGGGCGATTCCCCCGCCCGTTCTCCGTGGGCGCGCGTCCGCGGTGGAGGGCCGCGGATATCGACCGCTGGATCGAGGCGGGCGGGAGCACGGGGCCGAAGATCGAGTACCGAAGCGGGTCCATCGGGGGCGAGTGCCGCCACGCGAACCGGCGCCCCAGCGTCCGCACCGAAGGGGGCAAGCGGGTTCTCGTGGGTTACGGCGCGGTGTTCTACGTACCCGACGATCCCGCTACCGAATACGAACTGGCGCCGGACCTCTGGGAGCGCATCAACCCGGACGCCTTCACGCGCACCCTGCGCACCCGCCCCGACGTGGTGTGCTGTCAGGACCACGATACGGCGCGCCTCTTGGGTCGAACCGCATCGGGCACACTCCGGCTCACGGTGGACAAGGTCGGACTGCGGTACGAGGTCGATCTGCCCGACACGCCCACGGGCAATGAGGTTTACGAATTGGCCCGACGCGGTGACCTGAACGGCTCCTCGTTCTCGTTCGCGCCCAACAAGTCGGAGCGGTACACGGAGGGCGATCGGAACTTTATCGAGCGCATGGACCTGGAACTGTACGAACTCGGACCGGTCTCGATCCCGGCCTACTCGGGAACGACCGCGGGACTGATGAACACCCCGCCCGAACGGAGTAGTGGCCGGTCCGACCCGCGGTCCGACCCGCGCGCCGATCAGGACGCAATCGCGGTGCAACTGGCGCTGATGCGAATGGACGAGGACGAGCGCGAGGTTTCCCGTCCGGCTCCACTCAGCCCGCGCGCCCGTGAGATGTCGGCGCTATCGGCGCAATGCCGGCGGATCGCGTCGGAGTGCGACCAGGAACGCATCGCAGCCGTTCTCCGGTCCGACGGACGGCGCCCGGTGCGATCGGAGGAGTCGGAGATGCGCTGCTTCTATTGCGGCGAAGACGAGTTAGACGGGTGCTTTTGCTGATCGACTGAGTGTCGGTCGGCACTGTGCTGACCGGCTTCGTGAACCTGGAACTTGTGGGGTACCCATGACCGATACCGAACGTGACCTCGCGGCGATCGCGGCAGTGTTGAATGAACCCGAAGAACGGCCAGAACCGGCACCGAGATCCCGTTCCCGAAGCGCGGGGCGGAGGGCGGCCCCGGTACGGGTGGCCGCAACGACGGACCTCGACGATGGCGACGACGGTGAAGTAATCGACGATGGCGGCGATCTCGATCTGAACGCGCCTGTGATCTCTCCACCTCGCTCATTCGCGGGCGAAGGGTTGCCGGACCTCGAAATTGTGCCGGGAGTGCAGTCGGCTCGCGCGGCTGAAGCGGGGATCGCTGAGAAGCGCAAGGTGCTGGCGGAAGCGAAGGCCACTCTGCTCACGGAACTGAAGCTCCCGGCGAGCGCGACGGAACGCGATCTCGATAAGCGGCAGGTGGCTTTAATCGTCGCAGGTGCGGACGAAACGGAGATCGAGAAGCTCCGCGCCACGTACAAGCGCGAGCAGTTGCTAACCCAGGCCGCGAACGAGGCCGCAGGCGCCACGCGGAAGGCGCTGGATCAAGCGCGGAATGCGCTCGCGGAAGAGGCCGAAGCGAAGCTGTATGTGCCGGCGCTGCGCGATGCAGCGACGAAGTACCTCGAATTCCTAGTGGCTGGTCAGCGCGTGCTGGAAATCTCTGAGCAACTCGGACGCGCCGGCATGCGTCGATATGCGACTTCGTTCGCGGCGGGGGAAGTCCCCTGCGACCGGCGCGACATCGGGGCCATCTGGCAAATCGCCGCTGATCTGGTGCGGCGGGGCGCGTTAACCGCGGAGGAGATCGAGGCGGCGCTCCCAGGCGCCATGCCCGGTTGAGTAGTTCGTCCACACCCGGCGCCGGTGAGTGCCGGCGCCTCCCTCTTTCGCCCGAACCCAAAGGCTTCCGATGCCCGCGAACAACTTAACCGCAACGATGACGATGGAAGGAGACTTCCAGCCGCGCCACTCTGTTCAGGCGACGGACGGAGTCATTACGCAATGCTCCGGGACCGTCTCCATCACGAAGGCGACCGCGGCCGCCCTCACGATCGCGAACCCGGTCGCGGGCCGACGCGACCCGCTCGGCGGCGATGACGGGCAGGAGTTGACGATCCTCTCCGAAACCGCTGCGGCTCACACACTCTCGAACGCGGGCGGCGCCGGGTTCAACGACGGAGGCACCGCGACGGACCTCGCCACGTTCGGCGGCGCGAAGGGCGACAACATCGTGCTGATCGCCCGCAATGGCCGGTGGTGGGTGAAGAGTCGCGTGAACGTCACGTTGTCCTGATCCACATCCCGCGCCGGCGCTGGTCGGCGCATTCTCTAATTCTCTCGGAGGCCAGCATGACCAAAGCCGACGCGATTGCCGCGCTGAAGAAGAAGCCCGTCGCGGTCACCGTGGGCGACGTGACCGTGTTCGTGAAGCCCCTCACGATTGCGGGTAAAGAACAGTTCGCCGCGTGGCGCCAGGGTAACCCCAACGCCGGTGTCGTGGCGCCCTTGCTCGCCGCGTCCCTGTGCGACGATACCGGCGCGCTGCTGTTCGCCGGTCCTGAAGAGGTCGCAGACCTCGACGCCGATCTGTCGGACAAGGTGTGCAACACGATCCTCGACATCAACGGAATGCGAGCGCCGGACGCTCCTGAGTGATCCGCTCCATCCCGCGCCGGCACCCGTCGGCGCGGCTCCCTCACATCGAACTGCGAGTCATGAATGGCAACGAACGTAATCGGAACCGGCGCGGTTGTTTTGACGGCGAACGCAGACGGGCTATTGGCCGGCACGAAGAAGGCTGAGAAGGCCGTCGATTCGTGGGCGGCGCGCACCCGGCTGGCGGCCGGGAAAGCCGCGAGCGCGATCGGCGGAAAGATCAGCGGCGGCGCGAACGAAGTGTTCGGGACGCTGAAGGATAGCGCGAAGGAACAGGTCGTCGGTATCGCCAAGGAAGGCGCGCAGGCGTTCGTGCGGTGGTACACGGGCGCCGAAGGTTTGAACCGCATGCTCGCGGGAACCGAGCGCACGTTGCAGCAGATCGGCGACCAAATCGACCGAATCACGGCGGCCCGAATGGAGGCCGTCGACGCCTGGGTGCGCCCGAAGGATATCGCCTCGTCGCTGGATGTGGAGATCAAACGCGGAGAAGCGGAGAAGGAACGGCTCCTCGCGCTCATCCAAACCGCGGAGGATGAAAAGCAGAAGTTGGAGGAGTTCAGCTTCCGCAACACCGGGCTTCGCGTGGCCGGGAACCTGGACCGGTTTCAGGGCGCCGCGGACGCAACGGTTCAGGCGTACCGCGATCAACTGAACAAGCTGAACAGCCGGCTGTTCGATATGTCGGACCGTCGCGGGCGCATCCTGAACCCGGACCGCGACCCGGCGAAGATCGGCGAACTCAACCGGCTGATCGACACCACCGAGCGCCAGATTGCTGCAATGGGCAAGGCCGAAGAGAAGATTAAAGCGCTCGAAATGGCGGCCGATGGGTTCAGCAAGAATCAGATCGCGTCGTTCGAGCACTACGCCGAGAAGCTCAAGAAAACGACCGAAGGCTTCGAGTACGTCGCGAACGCAGTCGGGATGGGCGCCGGGATCGTCTTCGGGGCCGACGCGGACAAGTTCAAAGAGGTCACGGACGCGATCAAGAAACAGGGCGAGACGTTGGGGTTCACGGCGAACCAACTGCAACTGTACGACCTCAAAGCCCAGGGGTTTGCGGACCGCCAGTTACGAGACATTCAGAAACTTCAGGACGCCACCGAAGCCCTCGTGAACACGTACACCGTCGCGGCGTCGATCGTGGGCGGGGTGAAGGACGCCAAGGCTGACACCTCCGGCCCGTACCTCGCGGGCGCCGCGGTTGGTGGTTCCGTCGAAGCGTATTCCAAAGTCGCGAACTTCCGCGCGGGGAATGCGGTCGCGGGGAACGGGATCTCCGACAGTCCGGTTCAGGTAAACAAGGAAGTGCTCAAGGTCTCGAAGGAGCAAGCCCGCAAACTGCAAAGACTCATCGACATCCTTGATCGGGGCCAAGTCCTCAAGGTGGTCACGTGATGGACACGCTGAAGATGAGCGGCCCCGATTTCATGTCGTACATTCGGCGCGGGATGTCGGGGTTGGGGCTACCCGAATCGCCACGGATCACGAAAGCGGAAGTCGCGGGCCTCCAGTTCCACGTGCGCACACTGACCGCCGAACAGTGGGCTGCGCTCCACCGGTTCCAGGAACGCAACCCCGCTGATGCGATCGGTCGAATGGTGCGACTGGTTGCCTTCGGGGTGTGCGACGCTGCAGGAGAACCGTTGCTCACCGTCGACGAGGTCCGCGAGTTCACGTGCGCGGTGGCGTTCGCGATCGCCGATCGGGTCGCGGTGGTGAACAAGCTCACCCCGTTCCTCCCGACCGTCGCACCAACTGCTCAGTGACGATCGCCAGAATGACGGGTGGGGGGTATGGGGTCAAATTCTCCGACCCTCACCCCGGAAGACCCTTCCGCCCTGACGCAAAAACTCCCGCAGGTATCTGAAGGCATAGGAGGGGGGGATCGTGAGTCGTTCAGTCGAAAATCGTGCGTGTGCCCGGTGCGCTGGCCCGATCGTCCGTGTCCCCGCACGCGGCCCTCTCCCAACGTACTGCTCCCGCTCGTGCCGTTGGGCTGTGGGGCACGCAAGGGACAGCGACCGGCGCCGGGGTGAGCGTTCCGCGCTCGTGTGCGAGGGGTGCGGGGCCGGGTTCACGGGGGAGAAGCGGAAGAACCGGTTCTGCTCAACCGCGTGCGGGCAACGGTTGAGGAGGGCGAACGCGGTGTGAAATTTATCCCGGTAGGTACGCAATGCAGGCCGGGGAACTCCCCGGCCTGCATTGCGTACCTACACGAGAAAATACCCTATTTACTCATTTCTGGATCCAGAGGTATGCCCCATCCCTTCGATCAACTCCCGCCACGTCCGCGGTTCACCGGGAAGCCGGCTTTTGATTGATTGGTACGATTCTCCGTCGCATTTTTGGAGGCCGACATCACCGCGCCCTCCACAGCCCGCCTGTCGTGGTGGCGCACCTTTTTGATCGATGTCGGAGCGCGGGGTTTCATTTTGCTCCATTTTTCACTTCCTCCAGAGGACCGATCGCTGTGATTGAACCATTCAACTGGCCGTACAGTCGGCTCATTATGGCTTCTAACTTCTCAGAAGGTTTAGCAATTTGGAGGCCGCCATTCACCCTTCCCTGTCGATTTCCTACTCGTTTGGCTTCTTCTCTGTTGATCACGAATCCGTGGGAGGGGTAGTGCTTCACCAAGTCCTGGGCTATCTGCCGAGCAGATTGTTCGCTGTACTTCGGCTGAAGTAAACGGGTTGCGTATTGTTCAGCAATCGCCAAAACCCGCGACATTCGGCTATACCTCACGGCGTCAATTTTTTCAAACAGCGGACCGTGCAGCTTGGCAACCAAATCGAAAGCGAATGGCATCAGCACGTTAAGTTTTTTTCCAGTCTTGTTTTGCAAATATGCCAGTGCCCCGACAGCTGCCTCCATAGTGGTCGCTTCCAAAGCCTCTACAGCGCCCACTTCATCAAGTGCCGAAGTCCACTCCTCTTCTTTGTCCATGTCGGGAATCTGTGCATCGAGTGGCCCCAACTGTCCATCTTCCCCCAAGAAAATCGATTCCGCGCCTAAGGCGAACAACGTCGCCGCGCTTTTAGCCCACCGAGGAACAACCGCCGTGAAATTACCGCATCGCCGACGTAAAAGCATCGCCAAAGAATAAGCGACGTCAGGACTACCTCCAGGTGACTCCAACAGAACTGCGACACCCGTCTTAGGCAGGGCCGTCTTTAGTTGAACGAACCGATCCAACAGAAACGGGTGAAATTCACCAACCTGCGGAATGGAATCGCCTTGCACAAAAAGGATTACAGGCTTGCCCAACTCCGCTTCAAGGTCGCGTACTGTCTGGACAAAATTTTCTGGGAGTTCTGCCTTGGGGCCGGGAAACACCCCCGCTGTAAATTTCTGCGGTGTGGACTTTGGGGGCGCTGGAAGTGGCCTGTTTGATGGCACCTTGCCATTGGTCCGCGACTTCGGAGTGGCTGATTTACCCTTGGGCTTAACTGTTCGCGTAGCACCCAACACCACCTCAGCGGATCCGTTTGCTTTACCATCTGGTAGTGACATAACAATGACTCACGGAAATACGCTAATCACCGAACTTCTTGCGCGCTGCTTGAAATTGGGATTGCAGTGTACCCACGCCATTGGCGTCGCTCCAATATAAAACCGACATCATCTCCGTAGAATTAGACATCCCCGCAGCGCCGAGGGTTCGATTTTATTTACCCGGCACACGTAAACACTAGGTCGAGGAGCCAAGAAGAGGCCGCTTAATTCAGCAACCCTCCCCAACTCTTTTCTCGTGCCCCCACGTCTCATTCTGACTGGTATGTGAAACCGGGGGTTCAATTCTCACGTTTGGCCACTTCACTGCCGATGGCAGTTGTCTCACTTTGATTAAATCAAACTCCACCACATCGCACCAGCGCGCGTACAAGGCCCGATCGCCCTTCACAGGCTCCCGGGTGCCCGAAGGGGCGTTCGCGCAACAGACGCGCAGGGAGAGCGCGGGAAGGGCAATTGTCACGGCGCCGTGACAAGCGGGTAGCGCGACGAGAACTCTTGCCGCAAGGGGTTGAATATCGACGAGGCGGTTGAGATCGCAAAGCGAATCGGCGTTTACGAGAAGCTCGAAGCGAAGGCGCGACAGGTGGCCGCAGGGTCGAGGGGCAAGGAAGGCGGAAGGGGGAAGAAGAAAAACCCTTCCGCTGATTCAGCGGAAGGGTTTTTCTTCGAGGTTGGCGAGTCGAGTGAGGTCGTTGATTCACGCCTGGGGCAAATAGGGTAGCTCTCGGACGTGCAATCGTTCTGGAACTCTGAGAATAGCATGTACACACGATGCGATTGTTTCGACAACCTCATCTTTGACATCCGAATCGACCATGAATGAGGACATGTTTAGCGTCGAATAGGCGACTCCGATGAGGCGGTCATAGAATTCGGCCAGCGCTGGGTGCCCCGGTGGTTTCGGCTTTGGTCCTTCTTCTACGATCTCAACCGCACGCCCCTGGCTCATGGCGGCGATCGGTGTTGCGCATGGTAAGGTTCGACTTCGACGCCAAATCATGTTCGAGATTGCAAATCCCAGGCCGGCCAGCACGTCTCGAACATTGTCTACGATAACGGGTGCGTGCGAAGTAAAGGTGCTGTACTCGAACTCTCCTTCGCCATCGGTCCCGCAAGGGGTCGCGACAATGAAGTGAAAGAAGCCCCATTCGTTCGAGTAAGGCACTAGCTCTACAATCTTACCTCCGCCCCATTCATTCCCTTGCCACGCACACCGCTCGTTCAGGTCGGGCATAATGAACCGGACGATCTCCTCCCAGTCCCGTTCGGTTTGTACGTGCGTTGCGGCCACTTTGCTGTCGTGGGCAACGGACTGTGACTCGCAAGCCTCCGGAGCAGAGTGGGAGGGGTTCGTTGACACTGGTGGATTAGCGGCGACCTTGACCAGTGCCTTTTTCGCGACGTTCTTTTTCGCCACAACCGCGGGCCGACAGCGGCCATCTCGTCCCTTCCGCGTGGTGCCGGCCAACTGGGGAATTTCCCCAGTTGCTTGAACCGTCCGGCGTACCGCTGCGACGGTCTTGTGGTCGACCTTCACTTCGGCGGCAATGGACCGGTCCGACTGGCTTGGTTGAGACCTCAGCTTGTACGCAATCACGGCACGCTTTTGGTCTCGTGTGAGGTGACGCCGATCCAAGTTTAGTGCATCAGAGTGAACGGCCGCTTCCTCCGCAGTGCCGACGAACGTCTTTGTCTTTGGCTCAATCCCCAATTCCTTGCACGCCCGGTAACGATTGCGACCGTCGAGGATCTTGCCCTCAAATAACTCGATCTCGACCTTCTGCCCGTTCGCTCGGATGCTTGCTTTGAACTCCTGGTAATCCTCGCCGTTGAGGAGCGGGTATCGCTCTGCCAGTGGGTGTGGCAACAGATCTTTCATTTCGCCACCTCTACTTCATTCACCGGTTGTGGATCTGCGAGCAGCACGTCAGCACTGACACCGAACGCATCGGCGAGCTTCTTCAGTGCGTCGAGGCGCGGTTCTCGGCTCCCGCCTTCCCAGTTCTGGTAGCTCCGGTACGCGATCCCGGCGACACGAGCGGCAGCCGACTGCGACCAGCCCCTTTGGGCGCGCAGTCGCTTAAGGTTCTTTCCGAACGTCATGATGTCCCCCACTTGGGTATGTGAACTGGCGTGAAGTGTACGCCAGTCTGGTGTGGGGCCGCAAGGTGGCTAGATGTGGGGCGCCGTCCCTCGGAGGTGTTTACTTCGGGCTTTCTGCCTTCCAAAACCCGCGATCGGAGAGAAACGCACGGAGGGCCGCTTCAACGGTGCTCCTCACGGAAGCCGGGTGTTCGGCGGTTTCGTTGTACTTCGCGATGTAGTCATCCATCGACTTGCGGATATCCGCGTCGATGTAGCACCCCAACGCGACCCCTGTGCGGTTCGCTTTTTTGCGCCCTGTCGATTTCTTCGGCATGACGGAAATCATAACACCCTCCAACACACCGTGTCCACTTCCGGAGTGTACACAATCCCTTTCGCTGTCTCAACATCGATATTACTTCCTAAAAGTGTTGTTGAGTGTCTTGACACACAATAACG
This region of Gemmata massiliana genomic DNA includes:
- a CDS encoding tyrosine-type recombinase/integrase, with the protein product MSRSSFPSLRHHKPTEQGVVTVRLASGARKDLYCGRYGTAAATAEYNRIVGLLAVNGGVYPHEDTDLTVAEALVRYAHHIDKHYVDLTGAPTGTANDIRVTLGYIKRLFAPLPLIEFGIPQLKLIREAMVADGRVRNQVNRRIGMVRGFAKWCVEEGLVSPVVLEGLRAVRPLALGRSGVKEGERVEPANPVSVEKAIPFLSKPLAAVVRLLRLTGARPSEILLMRPCDLDRSGSVWVLTPARHKGSWRGKPRFVHFGPEAQAVLAPWIEKTGASDEHVFSPARAEAERNAERSVARKTKRWPSHMKRNATKRKGAARTRPIKYRYSHLALSCAVRRACEKAGVEAFTPYQLRHLKAVELRERYGLEHVRATLGHSFAAMSDHYSKAADATLAARAAAETG
- a CDS encoding DUF1580 domain-containing protein — protein: MTDSTTMVERLLGENGKLSMVAAGVLLGEGQGGSPIHPTTVTRWCLKGVRVNGAKLKLEHLRAGGKLLTTRAAIVRFLAAQTDAPEPVSAPRTPTQRRRAAEHAEAELEKLGV
- a CDS encoding helix-turn-helix transcriptional regulator translates to MVTVKDQIDLPVMRRMVTRSELAQMIGVSLDTIDRRRADLPPAVRIGRQLFWNREVVDEFLRGERRVAT
- the dnaB gene encoding replicative DNA helicase, with amino-acid sequence MSELPVPPRNHAAECAVLGGILRDPESLHDVLAAVRPEAFYLDAHRRILTAIVGLVDRGIPVDLVTLFEELKRRGHVEDVGGSAYLVGLWETTPTAANVVYHAKLVHEAFQLRGLIHAANEILRDAYNPTGPAAELLATAEQKLFVLNADVTADAEPRSVGAVAQECLDAIDERIASGSSLAGLSVGYPDLDHVTGGLRGGDLLVLGARPSLGKTALSLNIAERVAAAGNPVLFFSLEMRAREITDRLLSMRSGVPMSKMARAKDLGKGDLDALFRAGTGSNSALGALPLYIEDTPNVTAARISTVARRACRKYGIGLIVVDYLGLIRPEDARANRSQQIGDIALRMKNLARSLDVPVILLSQLNRDLEHAKRRPQLSDLRESGDIEAHADLVFLLHREPDLPASDPVWPVDVVVAKQRNGPTGDVRLSYRRPVLRFENAGF
- a CDS encoding HK97 family phage prohead protease; this translates as MITIPESGDNTRTTSDPTALDTAAVAKRLNCHVITVRRLLAAGRFPRPFSVGARPRWRAADIDRWIEAGGSTGPKIEYRSGSIGGECRHANRRPSVRTEGGKRVLVGYGAVFYVPDDPATEYELAPDLWERINPDAFTRTLRTRPDVVCCQDHDTARLLGRTASGTLRLTVDKVGLRYEVDLPDTPTGNEVYELARRGDLNGSSFSFAPNKSERYTEGDRNFIERMDLELYELGPVSIPAYSGTTAGLMNTPPERSSGRSDPRSDPRADQDAIAVQLALMRMDEDEREVSRPAPLSPRAREMSALSAQCRRIASECDQERIAAVLRSDGRRPVRSEESEMRCFYCGEDELDGCFC
- a CDS encoding phage tail assembly chaperone family protein, TAC, coding for MTKADAIAALKKKPVAVTVGDVTVFVKPLTIAGKEQFAAWRQGNPNAGVVAPLLAASLCDDTGALLFAGPEEVADLDADLSDKVCNTILDINGMRAPDAPE
- a CDS encoding SDH family Clp fold serine proteinase, whose translation is MSLPDGKANGSAEVVLGATRTVKPKGKSATPKSRTNGKVPSNRPLPAPPKSTPQKFTAGVFPGPKAELPENFVQTVRDLEAELGKPVILFVQGDSIPQVGEFHPFLLDRFVQLKTALPKTGVAVLLESPGGSPDVAYSLAMLLRRRCGNFTAVVPRWAKSAATLFALGAESIFLGEDGQLGPLDAQIPDMDKEEEWTSALDEVGAVEALEATTMEAAVGALAYLQNKTGKKLNVLMPFAFDLVAKLHGPLFEKIDAVRYSRMSRVLAIAEQYATRLLQPKYSEQSARQIAQDLVKHYPSHGFVINREEAKRVGNRQGRVNGGLQIAKPSEKLEAIMSRLYGQLNGSITAIGPLEEVKNGAK